One genomic segment of Alosa sapidissima isolate fAloSap1 chromosome 13, fAloSap1.pri, whole genome shotgun sequence includes these proteins:
- the rpl35 gene encoding 60S ribosomal protein L35, protein MAKIKARDLRGKKKEELLKQLDDLKVELSQLRVAKVTGGAASKLSKIRVVRKSIARVLTVINQTQKENLRKFYKGKKYKPLDLRPKKTRAIRRQLTKHEESLMTKKMQRKSRLYSIRKFAVKA, encoded by the exons GCAAAGATCAAGGCTAGAGACCTGCGTGGCAAGAAGAAGGAAGAGCTGTTGAAGCAGCTGGATGATTTGAAGGTTGAACTTTCTCAGCTCCGTGTTGCCAAGGTGACCGGAGGTGCTGCTTCCAAACTCTCAAAGAT TCGCGTTGTCCGCAAGTCCATTGCCAGAGTCTTGACAGTCATCAACCAGACCCAGAAAGAAAACTTGAGGAAATTCTATAAG GGCAAGAAGTACAAGCCCCTGGACCTGAGGCCCAAGAAGACGCGTGCCATTCGCAGGCAGTTGACCAAGCACGAGGAAAGCCTGATGACCAAGAAGATGCAGAGGAAGTCACGCTTGTACTCCATTCGCAAGTTTGCTGTCAAGGCCTAG